The sequence CTGAATTAGTAATGGCACAGATCTCCATTATTCAGTAACCAAAGGACGCATGAgtgcttcttctttctcttcatcttcttcaatTTAAACCCTGTTCAACCTAGTGGAAAGGGAATTCATAGATTTAAAACATGACAAACCTGCCATGAGTCACGCATTTggatttttaaatcatttttattacatgatcAATTGTAATTCATGCTaattggtaaaaataaaaaaaataaaaaaatattatttttattattttatgttgcaTTGGAGTTTGAATTGATTTGACTGTTTTCTATTTTGCAGAGAGAAATGATCAGACAGAgcaagaagagaggagggagatcaAACAGCGATTAAACAGAAAGGTACATTTACACAGATTTGGaagcatttgttttatagcCTAAAACAATACGTACCAAATAGACATGCTGCAGGTAATTGCTTTTATCCACAACAAATAACAGCCATTTCCTCACGCGTTCCAGCTCAACCAGCGGCCCACAGTCGATGAATTACGGGACAGAAAGATTCTGATCCGTTTCAGTGACTATGTGGAGGTTGCCAAAGCTCAGGACTATGACAGGAGAGCAGACAAACCCTGGACTCGCCTGTCAGCGGCAGATAAGGTGTGTGAGGGACAAATAAAGTGTGATGTTAAAGAAACATTTACGCCAACCATTCTCCCTCCACTCCTCAAAATCAAGAACCTGTTGCTCACGAAAAGCTATAAATGGATTTTAAAACAATTATCCACTAGGATGTTACAGCATCCTAGTGGATCAGGATGTACTTATTGAAGCActaatgctgcccccccccaccccacaggcTGCAATCCGAAAAGAGCTGAATGAGTTTAAAAGCACCGAGATGGAAGTCCACGCCTCGAGCAAACATCTAACGAGgtcagtgctgtgtgtgtgtgggggggctgggaATTCGTGTTCACTCTATTCTGGGCTGCAGAAGTCTAAATATAGCTCTCCTTTCTCATCCACGGATGGACCAAGGAGCTAAAGATAGATGGGAGTGCTGCCAAATGGGGGGAGGGATGAACAATACGCAAGGTGTCCTCCAGAGAGCTTTGACTGCCGAGCAGAGAAATGATTAAATGCTGCGGCGACCTTGGATAAGCTTGCATGGGAAGCGGCGGTCATTGTTGTGGGGATGCATAACCCACAGGGAGGATGGGATGTGTTCAGCGACTCAGTGCATCCAATAGCTGGGCTAAAAATAGCCCCGCGGAACTGATTAATAGCTGCGATCGAAGCTGGGTTCAatgacaaagccccccccccccccccccctctgctcacAGTTTAAACTTCTCCCCTTCACCCAAAGCCCGTGCGATTTGTCTCTCCAGGTTCCACCGGCCATGAAAACAGGGAGTTTCTTCTGTGAAGAAAAGCTGAGAGAAATTTTCTGAAGCCGCTACAAGCCGCTCAGCGATGACGGTCCAAAGCGCCTGGAGCCTCCTCGTCTTCGGCGTCTTTAACATTCTTCCAGCACCCTTGATGGTCGTACCGCCGGTGGAAGGATGCGGGGTGTGTGGGAGAGGATTGTAGTATTTGTGGCGGTGCGTCCCGGAGACTGCTGAGCATCGCCACGCTGACGCAAGCCCGGTGGGAGAGTTTTGGTGGAGCCCCTTCCTCTCAAAATGAGAGCacagggaatttaaaaaaaaacaacaatcttgTCATtcagtctgtttgttttttaaactatttCATGGACTCCTCTGACAAGGCGGTGTGAAAATGTGTCGTGGGAGGAAGACGTGCATGTGACCAGCTTCACCTTGAACTGATGAATAATGTCACGCTGCTGTTGTGTCTGTCCAGCAGTCTGGGGAGGCGTTACTTGGGGATGAATTTGATATTAACTGTACATACAGTCTGTTGATCTGATTTAGACCATCGTCGAAATGACGAATACCTTTGTAAGCACCACTTGTCTTCAAAATACAAGGTCTTTTCTATGAACCCACTCTTCTCATTTTTCAAACCATTTTATTTTCGAACGAGAAACAGATTGTAGAGGGACTTACAAACAATTGATTGGTGTATTTAACTTATTCAAGTCTTAGTGTTTTAGTTCCTAACAACAATACTTAAACAAATCATCAAGTTcaatcttaaataaataaattagtgtTAAAATATTACAGAGCAGAGAAAGTTAAAGACATAGAAGAACATCTGTGCCTGCTCTtaaaaaacacttaaaaataGTTGAATTAATAAAATTCAGCAGATAACAGTCTGTGTaatgcatataaatataaaaccaacaacaaatcCAATTCAATAAAAGTAGAACCTGGAAAATTCAACATCCGAACAGCTGAAGTACGCAAACACTGAGTCTCTGCTCAAATACACAACCTTGTTTATACTGTAGACATCTCTGGCAAGactgatgaaatgaaaactgGACCCCATCAGGGAAAAAACAAAGCATGCAGGCCTCTCTTCACACTCTGGATCTGCTCCTCTTGCTACAAAAGTTACATAAACACAAAGAGGcatttagaaaagaaaacatctgcatCCTACAGTTTCTCTCTTctccataaataaaatatattgtctTCTCACCATCTGACTGACCAGTCGGTCCTGGACAGacttcatgtctttttttatcAGACACATCTGGAAacagcaggaagagcagcaggtttttttttttaatggtaaaaTAGAATCCATGACACGGGCAGGAGAGAATGATTTCACATGAGAGGTAATGAGAAGGAAATATGTTGTGAAGGCCACTGAGCGAAAACGACCGGACATGCTGACAATTAGAAGCCCAACACTTGGACAACAACTTGAAGCACATAATAGATGTCAGTTGTGAAGTGCGGGGATCAGACCTGGGATGTGAACGCCTTCTTCTCATGCTCCAAACTCTGACGCACATTATTCTGGAAGGCGTTTCTCATGCTCTCATTTCTGCAGGGAGAAAACATGAAACCGTCGAGCAACAAGGCAGAAGGACGCAGACAATAAAGGAACAAGAGAAAGCAAGACAAgcaattatttttaaaaggtGCACCCCACGTGATAAAGGCTTTCTGGTTGATTGCACAGTAAGTAAGAACGGCTAAATGCTGTGGATTTACTCGTGGTGTCATTTGATTTACTCAATGCGATCTTCACGAAGTATCTCCAATTTGAAAGTTCATCACTGGCCATGTGGTAACGGCATTAATCACAGGGTGGACGAAACGCGGCACCAAACAACAAATGTGGCTCCTTCAACGCTCACACTAACAAACGTGTGTAAACGTCACCTCCTGCCGTCCTGCTCCTTGAAAGAACAGAATGCCGCGGCCTGCGTTTTCCAGAACAACTGCGAgaggacaaagaaaaaacaccGATCAAATGCTGGTCAACAATCAGCAAATCAGGTTTCGTGACAGTCCCACATAACACAATTTTGTGTAATGGAATATTTTGTTATTTAGGACACATTCCACGAAACTGATACAAGCAACAGAGACATACAGCCAGGTCCTTGTCCATGCTGTTTAGCACAGTGTCATTCTGCTCCAGTTTGCTGATCTCCTCCAGGAGAAACTCCTGGAGTTTTTGCTGCCTCTGGGTCCtgaacagaggagagagagagcgtagGAAAATGTTGCAGCTGAATGTGACTCTGTGCAGGGGATGAGGATGTATCTTGATGCCTATTTGCCGGTTCATCACCAGCGATGGGAAACATTAGCTCTGCTCTGTAACAATACCGTACTAGCTAGATGCTAACTGACCTGTCTGAGGCCACTTGCATATTTAGGGAGGAGACGTGATGCTGGATGGTCTTCAGAGACTGCTTATCGTAAATCATCTTATAACGgctctgaaagaaaacacatttaacagAGGATAACTTATTACAGCATCTGCGTCACTCAACAGAAATTGTGagaatacaaaataatcttGCATTATTCTGCATTTGCTAACACCCATATTATTTTCAGTGGTGTTGCGTGTCTGTCAAACTGCTTCAGACAGGAGGAGGCCTTGGAAACGTTGTGCATCAGTACCTTAATGCCCTACTGACTATTTAAATATGTGTTGTGGGCCTCACCTCAAACTTCTCCCTGAGCTCTGGGCTGAATTTCTGGCAGAGATTACTTCGGTTTACTTTGACTTTTGGCAACGCAAGGTCCTCATCCATGTCCACGTCTCCGTATCCCTCTTCAGCCTCCCAGTGCCCGGAACTCATCGTGTGGGATGAAGACATCAACTGGCTGATCTCATTTGGAGGCGCCTCGGCAACTGAGGGCAGAAAAATACACTGATCtgttacactgtaaaaaataactTGAGTGTGTTATTGTGGTTGAATGGCAAACAGTAAAGGCATTGATGAAATAAAGCACAAACTACTACTATTATTGGACTTTCGGCTTCTCCCGTGagtgttctccacttcaccctgtcctttgcatcatcctcctcaacaccagccactctcatgtcctccctcactacatccatgtatcttctcctgggtcgacctctagccctgttccctggcagttccatcctcagcatccttctaccgatatagtccctgtctctcctctggacatgtccaaaccatcaaagtctggtctatttgaccttgtctccaaaacgtctaaccctcactgtccctcttactgtctcatttctaatcctatccaacctggtcactcccaaggagaacctcagcatcttcctctcctccacttctagctccgcctcctgtctgcatcatggctgtcctcaccaccgtcttgtagacctttcctttcatcctcgctgactctcctatcacagagcacacctgatactttcctccacctgttccagccggcctgcacacgattcttaacttcctttccacattctcaatcactctgcactgttgaccctcGGTACCTGAaatcctctaccttctttacaaaacacaaagatttcctttaaaaacacatcaaccCATGGTTTCACACAATACATACATTTCTGTAGAAATGTGTGGCATTTTCTGAAGAGGCCACACCCTCTCGTTTAAAGGTTTCTGCATTGGGTTCATTTCAAGCGACGGGTGATTAATTAATCTTTTAAGGATCGCAAGACAAACAGATTTTTTAACGTAGGTTATTCTGACAGATTATTTGAGATTTAGTCCAAGTAACACATCTTACAAGATTCAAACAATTTCCTTGGTTTAATTCGAGGGGAACGCTGCCCTCTCATCTTGCTTTTCTTTATCTCTTCCTTCTCAGCTTCCTCAGTATTTATAGATGAAATGTGGCGCTTGCGACTGGGTCCTGTAACAAGAGACAAAAGCCCAATTTAAAGGAATAAACTACAACGAATACCGCAAAACGTATTCAGTAATCAGTTCAACACAACACGCCTCTCACCTGAGATAAGAAACTGTACAAGGTTTAGGTCTTGTTTCGAAGATGGTGATTTCTAGAATTTCAAGAATGCGTTAGTGCGGTTGGAGCCATTCAAAAATCATAATTCATTAAATCACCATCAGCCCATTCATCTCTCAATAAAACCATATTTATTGAATCATAAAGCAGAGAGTGTGATAAAGCCCTACCTCTGTTGTGAGCTCAAGGGCAGCAGTGGGACTGTCATTAATGCGCACTGATGACTGAGTGGACGACAGGCTCAGAGAAATCTGGGATAGTGGAGACACTTTATTAAAACCACAATGGGAGCCACGGTTGACAGTGTCTTTGGGGAATGGTGAATGAGGAGAAGACAGTGATGGCTTCTTCAGATCAAGGAGTGTGGATGTCAACTGGGGAGATGGGAGAGGTGAGGTTTGGAGGTGGTGGACTGGATTCATCTGGAAACGTTAAAAAAAATGGAGGGACAGAAATTTATGAGAAAATGATGGACAAGAAGAAATATGATGGCTCATAACAAAATTATCAGCAATAAATTAAATGATCTCTTTACGGTTCTCAAACATTCAGATGATCTTATGcgatataataatattatatccATGACATAAGATTATGTACTATATCAAGGAAAGCTAATGGAGGGTTGAAAAGTTTGCGAGTCTGTTTTCTAACTAGCTTAAGAGAACATCTCCAACACTAAAGATGACAGCTGACGGAGAGAATGATGTCTTCACTTTCTCTGCCCTCATAATAAACCCAGAGAACACTTTTAAGCTAATGCTACATATATGTATCTGAAAGTGTTTCCAACCTTTGACACGGACTCTGTAAACTGCATGACAATGAGACTTATGTCAGAGAGGTTCTGTTTTACCTCTGCTGCATTGGGTCCAGATGCAGTCTGGTCCGCGGGGGGAGACTGCAGGAATTGAGTCTTAAGCGTCTTTTCGGTACTGTTGTAGCGAAAGGGCTTGATGTTTCCTTTACTGCTGACTGTATAGCAAGGCTTGGAAAGCAGCAGGATTGGCGAGGGGGTGTCCTGACAGGACGCGTTAATGGAGGCGGGGAGTGGGGATCCCCGCAGGGTGAAGGGAGAGAAGGTTGGGTCTGACCTCTCAGCGGCTGTgagcacaaaaacaagcacaggTGTTCAAACCTATGTCCTAAAGATTTGGACACATTCAAATGAAAACCTTACGACAGAATCTACCGGTACTCTATTTGAGAAGAACCCAagtaaaatatatgtttgtcAATGAGGACTCAGATATCAGAGGGGCTATTTAGTCATGTAAGAGAACACTGTGGCAGAATGAACGATCAAGCTATTTCATCAACCATGAAATATTTCAGACTTCAGCTGATGATctcagacagagggggggggggggcttttcagtCTTACATCGCATCACTTCGATTAAAGGAGCAGATGGACTAGAAGGGGTCTGGCATGCAGCCCTGGAATATGTCAACTCCTTCTTCTGTTCCCGGGCAGGAGAGACAATTCTCTTTTTTAACTTTGATGTTTCTGCAATGACATTCTCAGGCCTCTGCTGCTGAAAAACAAAGTGTCTCTATTATATCATGATCAACAAGCATTCCAAGTTTCATTACAAATTGCATTAGATAAACTTTGAATGTGCAATGAATGGAATagattagttttatttttgctgaaacGGCTGTaggaatgttctttatttagGAATAATAATCTTTAACCAAAAAGAACAGCAATTTATAAATGGCATAACAGTGCTGTAGTTCTAGGAGTGCATTTCAACTATCCATGTTGGTGTGAATTCTTACacttttgcacattttattctttgcaAAATTACAATCTCGCAAATGGGATCATAAACATCGATCATCTTGTGTCATCAGATGTGCTCGTTTCAGCTGCACTGACCCGAACAGAAGGCCGGGCTCCCACCTTCAGACCAGACGGCCTTTTCAAGTGTGACAGATCGATGCTGCTCCCTTTCCTGTAGGTATCTCTGTTTCGTTCCGAGGAGGTGCTTGTTCTCTTCTTTACCTCTGAAGCAGTCTCTTCATTTTTGCTACGTTGACCCTTGAAATATTCCTGTTGGCACAccaaatgaaagtgaaatggTACATTGCAGGAACTATTAGAACCGTGACCAGAACTATTCCCAAAGGGGCACATTTCTAATGAGGTTGAGTGAGGTATGGACATGTGGTGATATGGACAGGTGTCCTAACAGGGACATGAACTCACTGACCTACCTTGGAATGCAGTGGCTGCTCTGACACCACCTTTGAATTCCTACTATGGTTGCCGTTTTCCATCTTTTTGTAGCTTATTGAAAGTCTCTTTGTGCCAGTCTTTCTCTTGGTATCTTCAGCAGACTCGTGTGTCGTGTCCGCATTCTCCACATAATTACTGGACGAGGACTATTATCGGTGGACAAAGAGAGTATAATTTAAACTCATTTCTATCAGTACTAAAAACATACAGAATTCTTGTACGATATGGTCAACTATGTCTGCAACTTAAACACGGAGAGGTATCAGAAACAGGATTTCATTGTCGCATTAGCAAGGACTAGTGGATACACAATTATTAAGCAGCAAAAGATAAAGGGGGATATTTTGCCTTTGCAACAGAAGGTGTGTCTGGCTCTGAGTGGCTGCCATCGGTGTCTTGTTCCTTGTAGCTTTTGGTACAGGTGGCTGCAGCTCTCTGGGGCCTCCCGCTTGCTACGCGGGGCCGGGTGGGTGCTGCTGCCATCTGCACCGTCTTCTTTGGCTGCCTCACTCTCATTTTCGCAACAGGCTTGTTCTGATTtaacaaatacaaattgttGTATAGTACATCATAGTACATGATTCACAAAGGAATTGCAATGCTGTCTCACCTTCCTGGGCTGGATGTTGCCTTTTGAACGTTTTCCAGAGGAGAGGGCTAAATCTGGGGATTCAGCTACAATGACAGAATTATATATTctattaatgaaaataatactAATGTTAACTTTACGAACATGCCATCGTTCATGCCAGACTGTGAGCAGCATAATGACCTACATGAAGCAGGGGCAGACAGAACTACATGCTTGTCGGGTATTTGTCTGGAGTATTTAGCAATTTTGGGTTTGGATTTCCTGCTCGACTCCCTCAGCCAGCTGACCTCCGTCGTGGCGTAATCTGTGTCTGTGTCGCTAAACAGATGCTTCTTTACGTGCCGCTTCTTCTGCAACACATCAAGTAGTGGAAAGCAATAAAGAAATGATTCACCTTTTTTCAAACCCAACTTGCAAAGACCCGTAAACCCGTGGATATGATGAACTGTTAAATCTGGGTTAATGTTCCCCGTCATCTTCTTTGAAGTCGAGATGTGTCCAAATGACAGCTACGTCACTCATTTTGAGTTTAAGCTCCTCTGGTGGGGATGGATTCCTTTTTGAGGACTAAGGGTTTTAAGTCAGTGAGTTTTAACCCAGCAAAGAGCACACAGTGTACTTCAATTTGTTCTgtgtaatttacatttttttaagcaTTCAGAACTTGTGTAGCCATCTTCCCTTTTCCTGCGCACATTCAAAAGGTATACACGCACACTACcataatacaataaaacacaataaaagtaTACTTTTGCCACAGGCGGCTTTTTCTTGGTTGAACTGTGAACTGCTGAAGAATGATGGATGCCACTGTCAAATATAAGGAACAAGGAATTAGACAGCTGTTACACAAACTCTTAACAAAATGCTATTCTTTAAACACTGCGCTATTTGTTTTAGTTCATTCTCAATGGTACCTGCTCAAAGTGGCTGAGTTGTCAGGGAGAGTGTTTTCCTTTCCCTAAAGagcaataaaacacactttaatCACTTTTGGCTTACCAAGTACCAAGATATGATTTACCCCCCAAAAATGAAATAACTCACATCAGCGATATTTTTCTCAGTATTTGATGGTGAAACAGGGTTGAATGTAAAAATatcttctctgtgcaaaagaaaaaaagtcattaaaacACCCAAAATTTTACTCCATTCAAAAAGCAACCAAATATCAGAACAATGTATTCAAATTATATTACTTCCGTTTCGTGGAGTCTTTCACAAGTTTGTTGTGGAATCTCATTTGCCCTCTAGGTACGTCTCTCTACAAGAGATAAAGATCATCTTTGGTAAATCAAGCTGAGAAAAATTACTGAAGGTCACACATTAATATTCCCTTACTGTAGTGGTTGATAACCAGGTCATGTTGAAGTTGGGCCTACAAAACAACAGTCAATAAACAGTGAATAAGTGGCAGTTTTATGCTAGGTGTGGTATTTGTAGTGTCACTACGGCGCGAGGAAAAGTAGCCCTGAAATCATCACCGTATTCACCTCTTCGGCACATCTTTGGCAACATCTTTTGGTTTAGTCTCATAACGACTTGAGATTGACTTCACAACGTTACCCACAAGCTCTGCACCGCTCTGAGAAGAGATGGAAGGGGTGAGAACAACAATAAAGCGTACAACTTTAAT is a genomic window of Brachionichthys hirsutus isolate HB-005 chromosome 2, CSIRO-AGI_Bhir_v1, whole genome shotgun sequence containing:
- the sycp2 gene encoding synaptonemal complex protein 2 encodes the protein MSPAQEKQLEKIIDEVLKGGDVKALDAFLQSDIHDGSSINCSQQFLTKLDKLVSWSLDEKHFKSASLGLAVLHTHGRRGIMAKGLHKMLVQWFGKCRQLWIQRGPQWDEALFNLSEDFFDALMVVHDSCEEGTYQITELFLYPVGQLTVDPRIYILIQKEAIRKFNLILGQIPGALEKKMNILSSQEASDIMIKIAVQILDGGDFDFQIALLEALCRMATPSRRKDLADRWFEMEHVASAFVKIRDSEFETDCRKFLNLVNGMRGDGRRVYSYPCLEAYLDKYELLMPADEKLEEFWIDFNLGSHSISFYFSLADGEPEWETICITENEVKSYTITEEGKRFILRINLSEVLVVGGVEGSSFTIHFSSSLDILHATRSVYGHVKNKGFLGKTSTSVVKTTVKITMDENGSQMVSPARMKISESSVVFRNSTGGSVTGSSSLCNLHSTKGKRKPSLEMVRSCDSVKATPKICSYGKVTGGTREQSDAPQEKTASKQAGNKKVGKNKKNIPEDFVPAGQKDEQSMESSSRLPVPGPISPKKLHREVFQRLKMLVGERNQSLAPREPVEPQKKLSNLRANCKDRSCNPQEQEAQTAGLSSGKSKGQAPPKVDASLIKAPAEASTTRALERRSVSVKAETKKAPSKKEKSGAELVGNVVKSISSRYETKPKDVAKDVPKREDIFTFNPVSPSNTEKNIADGKENTLPDNSATLSSGIHHSSAVHSSTKKKPPVAKKKRHVKKHLFSDTDTDYATTEVSWLRESSRKSKPKIAKYSRQIPDKHVVLSAPASSESPDLALSSGKRSKGNIQPRKNKPVAKMRVRQPKKTVQMAAAPTRPRVASGRPQRAAATCTKSYKEQDTDGSHSEPDTPSVAKSSSSNYVENADTTHESAEDTKRKTGTKRLSISYKKMENGNHSRNSKVVSEQPLHSKQQRPENVIAETSKLKKRIVSPAREQKKELTYSRAACQTPSSPSAPLIEVMRSAERSDPTFSPFTLRGSPLPASINASCQDTPSPILLLSKPCYTVSSKGNIKPFRYNSTEKTLKTQFLQSPPADQTASGPNAAEVKQNLSDISLIMNPVHHLQTSPLPSPQLTSTLLDLKKPSLSSPHSPFPKDTVNRGSHCGFNKVSPLSQISLSLSSTQSSVRINDSPTAALELTTEKSPSSNLVTGPSRKRHISSINTEEAEKEEIKKSKMRGQRSPRIKPRKLFESFAEAPPNEISQLMSSSHTMSSGHWEAEEGYGDVDMDEDLALPKVKVNRSNLCQKFSPELREKFESRYKMIYDKQSLKTIQHHVSSLNMQVASDRTQRQQKLQEFLLEEISKLEQNDTVLNSMDKDLALFWKTQAAAFCSFKEQDGRRNESMRNAFQNNVRQSLEHEKKAFTSQMCLIKKDMKSVQDRLVSQMQEEQIQSVKRGLHALFFP